Proteins from a single region of Kwoniella dendrophila CBS 6074 chromosome 4, complete sequence:
- a CDS encoding glycine cleavage system H protein produces MLSLRLARPASSILRNAVVSKTTPAMRFSAIRFISTRYTTDHEWVSFDKSSNIGTVGITDYAQKALGDVVFVELPGQGSEVAQGDSMGAVESVKAASDIYAPVSGVVEEINETLSEQPSLLNKSPEQDGWLSKIKLSDPAEFEALLDAEAYKAHCEGQ; encoded by the exons ATGTTATCCCTTCGATTAGCTAgaccagcttcatcaatactTAGAAATGCTGTAGTATCCAAAACTACTCCAGCTATGAGATTCTCAGCCATTAGGTTCATTTCTA CAAGATACACAACAGATCATGAATGGgtatcatttgataaatcttcaaACATCGGTACTGTTGGTATTACAGATTACGCacaaaaagctttaggtgatgttgtttttgttgaattACCTGGTCAAGGTTCAGAAGttgctcaaggtg ATTCAATGGGTGCCGTAGAATCAGTTAAAGCAGCTTCAGATATTTACGCACCAGTTTCAggtgtagttgaagaaatcaatgaaaCTTTATCTGAACAACCTTCTTTATTAAACAAATCTCCTGAACaagatg GTTGGTTATCAAAGATCAAACTTTCAGATCCAGCAGAATTCgaagctttattagatgcTGAAGCTTATAAAGCACACTGCGAAGGTCAATAA